The nucleotide sequence ATATTATCCCATCATCTACCGGCGCAGCTAAAGCTGTGGGTAAAGTTATCCCTGAACTCAATGGTAAGCTGACTGGCATGGCTTTCCGCGTTCCTACGCCTAACGTATCGGTTGTTGACCTGACTGTACGTCTGGAAAAACCCGCCACTTATCAACAAATCTGCGATGCAATCAAAGATGCTGCTGAAGGTGAACTGAAAGGCGTTTTGGGTTACACCGAAGATGATGTCGTATCTAACGATTTCAATGGTGAAAAGCTGACTTCTGTATTTGACGCAAAAGCAGGTATCGCTCTGAACGATAACTTTGTAAAACTGGTTTCCTGGTACGACAACGAAACCGGTTACTCTAACAAAGTTCTGGATCTGATTGCTCATATTTCCAAATAACTGAGTCATTACTTTGTCTGAAAAGAGCTGCCTTCCCCCGGCAGCTCTTTTATACCCTACGGATTTCAAGATGCATAGGGTATATTATCGCCGTGGGTAATTAAAAACTATATGTAACACCTGTCCAAACAATACTTGAATATGACTTATTAACCATTGGACTATCTTTAATTTCACTCGGTAAACGCTCAACACGCCCCATCATAAATACAGACCATTCTTGGTTAAATTTATAATTAGCAGATAATTCCAAATAAGGAGCCCAGCTATCATCTGGGGTATATTTTTCTAGTCCGCTATGGCGTGATTCACTATCTTTAATGCCATATTCATAACGATTTTGTTTTTTACTATTCCAAACCACACCTAATCCTGGTTGTAATGACCAATCATCACTTTTAAATTCATATAAATAAGCCAGGTCAATCGTTATGCCTTTACTTTTACCCAACGTATCCGCAGCAAAAGAGCTACGCAACGTTCCCCAATCTTCAATATGACGATAGCTAAAGCCGCCCATCATAGTATCATGGCGACGATCCAGCTTTTTCATCTGCTTATCTTCATTATCTTTTGGGCGGAAATTTTGAGGATAGTAATAGACATCTAAAGATAGCTGATCTTTTGGTTGATTCCACAAATAATACCCGGCGGCTAAAGTATGAAAATAGAAATTGTCACTTTCATAATTAACCATTGGAACAAACAACACTTTATCTTTATTCTTTACCCCCTTATAAGGTGATGCCTCAGCCAAAACAGAGGCACCAATTGACCACTGTCCCGCATAAGCTAAAGATGAAGAAAGACAAAAAGCGGCGACTGTGGCTAAAATTTTAGCTTTGTTGATCATGATTAACTATTTCCTTTAAAACAATTATGCGATTAGCTATATCAAGTGTAAAAGATCATTTCCCTCATTTCCAAGTAATAACGTTCTATTTTGCCTTAAAAAGCACGATATGTTTAGCTCCCACCTAATTCTTCTGACAAAAATAGACTGATTATAGGAAACAAAGAGATATTAATTTAGCGAAAACGGTAACTTATTTCCTGCAATAATACCAAACGCTAACGACTATTTGACACTATCCCCGTTATCTTTCAAGTTGCCTCTTTGTTGACTGCACTCACTCACCCCGGTCACATAGTTACCTATGCTCCCGAGGATTCGCTCCCTTGCCGTCGCGATGCACCTCAAAATCCATAGGGTATAGATACCGGGACCCGATTTGCCAATGCGCACAATAATTCATAGCCAATTGTTCCAGAGCTCTCCGCCACATCATCCACCGGTAAATTTTGCCCCCACAATTCAACAGGGCTGCCAATTTGGGCCTGCGGACAAGGCGTTAAATCCACCGATAACATATCCATTGATACCGTACCTAATACTTGGGTCCTAACGCCATCAACAATA is from Photorhabdus laumondii subsp. laumondii and encodes:
- a CDS encoding MipA/OmpV family protein; its protein translation is MINKAKILATVAAFCLSSSLAYAGQWSIGASVLAEASPYKGVKNKDKVLFVPMVNYESDNFYFHTLAAGYYLWNQPKDQLSLDVYYYPQNFRPKDNEDKQMKKLDRRHDTMMGGFSYRHIEDWGTLRSSFAADTLGKSKGITIDLAYLYEFKSDDWSLQPGLGVVWNSKKQNRYEYGIKDSESRHSGLEKYTPDDSWAPYLELSANYKFNQEWSVFMMGRVERLPSEIKDSPMVNKSYSSIVWTGVTYSF